The Cyprinus carpio isolate SPL01 chromosome A5, ASM1834038v1, whole genome shotgun sequence genome has a segment encoding these proteins:
- the LOC109073810 gene encoding myelin protein zero-like protein 2 isoform X3: MSRDWIYLVPALCALVLPGVHQVEGIEVLTSSELEAVNGTDVRLKCTFKSTQPLSEETVSVSWTFRPLGKSLEKSIFLYHKQAYPPKDETFKDHAVWSGNVMNGDASITLRNVQFSFNGTYSCQVRNPPDFQGFAGEISLRVVQKAEGQKYLINWARIADSLL, encoded by the exons ATGAGTCGAGACTGGATTTACCTGGTTCCTGCGCTATGTGCGCTTGTCTTGCCAG GTGTACATCAGGTGGAGGGAATTGAGGTGCTTACGTCCTCAGAGTTGGAGGCTGTCAATGGGACAGATGTACGGctcaaatgtacatttaaatctaCCCAGCCGCTCTCTGAAGAAACTGTCTCTGTATCCTGGACTTTCCGGCCACTTGGAAAGTCGTTAGAAAAATCG ATTTTTCTTTACCACAAACAAGCATATCCCCCGAAAGATGAAACATTTAAGGATCACGCTGTATGGTCTGGTAATGTAATGAACGGTGATGCATCCATCACGCTAAGGAATGTGCAGTTCAGCTTTAATGGTACCTACAGCTGCCAAGTCCGAAATCCACCTGACTTCCAGGGCTTTGCAGGCGAGATCAGCCTCAGAGTCGTTCAAAAAG CTGAAGGACAGAAGTATCTAATCAACTGGGCTAGAATAGCAGACAGTCTTCTCTGA
- the LOC109073810 gene encoding myelin protein zero-like protein 2 isoform X2 yields the protein MSRDWIYLVPALCALVLPGVHQVEGIEVLTSSELEAVNGTDVRLKCTFKSTQPLSEETVSVSWTFRPLGKSLEKSIFLYHKQAYPPKDETFKDHAVWSGNVMNGDASITLRNVQFSFNGTYSCQVRNPPDFQGFAGEISLRVVQKAAEGQKYLINWARIADSLL from the exons ATGAGTCGAGACTGGATTTACCTGGTTCCTGCGCTATGTGCGCTTGTCTTGCCAG GTGTACATCAGGTGGAGGGAATTGAGGTGCTTACGTCCTCAGAGTTGGAGGCTGTCAATGGGACAGATGTACGGctcaaatgtacatttaaatctaCCCAGCCGCTCTCTGAAGAAACTGTCTCTGTATCCTGGACTTTCCGGCCACTTGGAAAGTCGTTAGAAAAATCG ATTTTTCTTTACCACAAACAAGCATATCCCCCGAAAGATGAAACATTTAAGGATCACGCTGTATGGTCTGGTAATGTAATGAACGGTGATGCATCCATCACGCTAAGGAATGTGCAGTTCAGCTTTAATGGTACCTACAGCTGCCAAGTCCGAAATCCACCTGACTTCCAGGGCTTTGCAGGCGAGATCAGCCTCAGAGTCGTTCAAAAAG CAGCTGAAGGACAGAAGTATCTAATCAACTGGGCTAGAATAGCAGACAGTCTTCTCTGA
- the LOC109073810 gene encoding myelin protein zero-like protein 2 isoform X1, translating into MSRDWIYLVPALCALVLPGVHQVEGIEVLTSSELEAVNGTDVRLKCTFKSTQPLSEETVSVSWTFRPLGKSLEKSIFLYHKQAYPPKDETFKDHAVWSGNVMNGDASITLRNVQFSFNGTYSCQVRNPPDFQGFAGEISLRVVQKVSFSEIGILAIAVGGCIGIVLLILVIYIVVRIFRRRGDDMDTEMEHRESKDQVL; encoded by the exons ATGAGTCGAGACTGGATTTACCTGGTTCCTGCGCTATGTGCGCTTGTCTTGCCAG GTGTACATCAGGTGGAGGGAATTGAGGTGCTTACGTCCTCAGAGTTGGAGGCTGTCAATGGGACAGATGTACGGctcaaatgtacatttaaatctaCCCAGCCGCTCTCTGAAGAAACTGTCTCTGTATCCTGGACTTTCCGGCCACTTGGAAAGTCGTTAGAAAAATCG ATTTTTCTTTACCACAAACAAGCATATCCCCCGAAAGATGAAACATTTAAGGATCACGCTGTATGGTCTGGTAATGTAATGAACGGTGATGCATCCATCACGCTAAGGAATGTGCAGTTCAGCTTTAATGGTACCTACAGCTGCCAAGTCCGAAATCCACCTGACTTCCAGGGCTTTGCAGGCGAGATCAGCCTCAGAGTCGTTCAAAAAG TTTCATTCTCTGAAATTGGAATACTGGCAATAGCTGTGGGTGGATGCATTGGTATCGTTCTCCTGATCCTCGTCATTTATATTGTTGTGCGGATTTTCCGGAGACGTGGCGATGACATGGATACTGAGATGGAGCACCGTGAATCGAAGGATCAGGTGCTGTGA